The DNA region GCTGGAGAAGATGCTTCAGGAGCGGTATGCCCCCCGTACACAGACTCTTACACATAACTCTTGACACGACCTGACCCCGCTTTGGGCTGCGGAAGTGAAACTCACAAAAATCGCGACTTGACTGGCATGGGGCGAGGAGGCGAAGGGCCGTATGGGAAAGAGCCCTGCTGTCCCTTCCCTCAGACCCGGCACGCCGAGGGAAACGCCAGGAGCATGGGGAAAGTAGCGATAGGCCGGCGGGGAACAGGTGGGCCATTCCATCCCCCCGCAAAAAGGTTCCTGCTGGCCCCTTGCGAGGGGGGTCATGTATAAGCGCGAGAAAGGAGTTGACCAATTATGGTCATGTCTCCTATCCTTAGGGGGAGAGGGGATTGCCGATGCCCAAGGCGGCGGATCGGAACAAGAAACTGGTCAACATCGCCGAGGCCAAGGCCCAGCTCTCCCGGTTGGTGAAGCGGGTTGAGCAGGGGGAGGTCATCCTTATCGGGCGGTACGGGCGGGTGGTGGCCAAGCTGGTGCCGCCCGACACCCCTCCGAAGCCCAGGCGGGTGCCAGGGGTCTGGAAGGGGAAGGTCTGGATCGCCCCGGACTTCGATGAACCCAATGCCGAGATGGCCCGGATGATGGAGGAAGGTCCGGTTGAACCTGTTGCTCGATAGTCACATCGTGCTGTGGTGGCTTTCCGATGATCCAAGGCTGAGCCGCAAGGCCCGCCGGTTGATTGAGGGGGCCGACCAGGTCTTCGTGAGCGCCGCAACCACCTGGGAGCTTGCCGTGAAGGCTTCCCTGGGCAAGCTGCGGATGCCGGAGGGTTTTGTGGAGGTGGTGGAGGAAGAGGGGTTCACCCATCTCCCCATCACCCCGGTACACGCCATGGCGGTCCGAAGCCTGCCGTGGCATCATCGCGACCCCTTCGACCGCATCCTCCTGGCCCAGGCCATGGTGGAGGGGCTGAGGTTGGTGAGCGCGGATCAGGCGCTGGTTCCCTACGGAAGATTCGTGATCAGGGTTTAAGGAGCCAATTCCTACCTGAGTAACGACTCCCCGGTTTCTTGCCCTCATGAAGGCAACCCTCAGGACTTGCCCGGGGGTCAGCCCTTAGCGATGGGGTAGGGCTTCAGTACACCTGCTTCCTCTGACCCTACCCGAAGGCCATCCCACGGATCGCCTGATCCAGGCCCGGGGTGGGGAGGTAAGGGGGGCAAGCCCCTAGGGGAAGCGCCGGGGATAGGGGAAAGCTCAGCCGAGCCCCATACCGCTGAGCGCTTCCCGCGAAATGTAAGCGGCGAATGGATGCCCTCGGCTGCTCGAGGAAGGATCGTGACATGGTTACCTCACGCGAGTTTTCCCACACCCTGGTTGTCGGTGGAACCGGCATGCTGCGGGAAGCCTCGGTGGCCTTAGCCTCCCGCTCGGGGCGCCTGACCTCCGTTGCTCGAACCCAGCGTTCGTTGTTGAGCCTGGACGCGGAACTGGCCAGGACGGGCTGTGTCCATCACCTGCTGGCCTTGGACTGGAACGTCCCGGACCGGTTCCTGGCCGAGATCGAGCGTCATATTGGGGCTACGGAGCCCCCTGAACTCGTGGTGGCCTGGATCCATGAGGATCACCTGGCCCTTCGGCTCGCGGCTGTGCTGGCCCGGATGGGCCATCCCTTGCGCTTCTTTCACGTGGTGGGAAGTGCCCGGACGAATCCCAAGCAGCTGGCGGACAGCCTGTCCCAGGGACTTGAGCCGCACCCCAACCTGAGGTACCACCAGGTGGTTCTGGGGGCACGGAGATCGGGTGGGTCCATGCGCTGGCTCACGCATCAAGAGATCTCGGCGGGTGTCCTTCAGGCCATCGAGGCAGGGCTGGCGCAGTGGATGGTGGGGGATGTGGGAGGTTACTAACCCGAACGGGGCGACGCTACGCTTGGTCGTGGGAGGAAGTTGGTGTGGGAGTTTGGGCTTTCGCCCCCACCTTTGGGCAGGCCGTCCCTTAGGTTATGAAGCCCAGCCCCAGGCGGTAAAA from Thermus antranikianii DSM 12462 includes:
- a CDS encoding type II toxin-antitoxin system Phd/YefM family antitoxin encodes the protein MPKAADRNKKLVNIAEAKAQLSRLVKRVEQGEVILIGRYGRVVAKLVPPDTPPKPRRVPGVWKGKVWIAPDFDEPNAEMARMMEEGPVEPVAR
- a CDS encoding type II toxin-antitoxin system VapC family toxin; the protein is MNLLLDSHIVLWWLSDDPRLSRKARRLIEGADQVFVSAATTWELAVKASLGKLRMPEGFVEVVEEEGFTHLPITPVHAMAVRSLPWHHRDPFDRILLAQAMVEGLRLVSADQALVPYGRFVIRV